A portion of the Musa acuminata AAA Group cultivar baxijiao chromosome BXJ1-1, Cavendish_Baxijiao_AAA, whole genome shotgun sequence genome contains these proteins:
- the LOC135679607 gene encoding cell division cycle 20.1, cofactor of APC complex-like — protein sequence MSSSRSRRVEYDRFIPFRSAMDMDYARFALTGPSRPQRDGSRESPSSVAYQKLLDECILKNRSRILAFKTAPEASASKLPEFDEPIRPQKKQQRRIPKEPERVLVIHGLLDDNVLNLLDWGSNNVLAIGLEDAVYLWDAAEESTKLLQPVEDRGPITCIRWSPDCAVLAVAFGNSDLSLIDPATGHVVDGMEDENQAPVLSLAWRSNSILTVGRFDGTVVDYDFRKDDMFICFYNGHRRGVCSLKWSVLSGRYLASGGQDKLVHIWDACMPVSRDHPRQRQWLHRISSHTSIVKAVDWCPTRSNLLASGGGCNDHCANAVEIDDPQKAPELDRDKQEAAVKLMANGACTLCNMGKVHIQPSFSLD from the exons atgtcttcttcgcgttcTAGGCGTGTGGAGTACGACCGCTTCATCCCGTTCCGGTCGGCGATGGACATGGACTACGCACGCTTTGCCCTAACGGGGCCTTCGAGACCGCAGCGTGATGGTTCGAGGGAATCCCCATCGAGCGTGGCGTACCAAAAGCTTCTTGACGAGTGCATTTTGAAGAACAGGTCTCGTATCCTCGCTTTCAAGACTGCACCTGAAGCGTCGGCCAGCAAGCTGCCCGAGTTTGACGAGCCCATTCGGCCGCAGAAGAAGCAGCAGAGGCGAATCCCTAAAGAACCAGAGAGGGTTTTGGTAATCCACGGCTtgttggatgataatgttttgaatctcctcgactggggaagcaataatgtgttggcGATTGGCCTTGAGGACGCAGTGTATCTCTGGGACGCTGCAGAAGAGTCGACTAAGCTTCTACAACCCGTAGAAGACAGAGGACCTATCACTTGCATCCGCTGGTCGCCAGACTGTGCAGTTCTTGCTGTCGCATTTGGCAATTCAGATTTATCCCTGATTGATCCAGCAACAGGACATGTCGTGGATGGGATGGAAGATGAGAACCAGGCCCCTGTGTTGTCACTTGCGTGGAGAAGTAATTCAATCTTGACAGTCGGAAGATTTGATGGCACTGTTGTTGATTATGACTTTAGAAAGGATGACATGTTCATCTGTTTCTATAATGGGCATCGGCGTGGagtttgtagtcttaaatggtccGTGTTGTCAGGGCGGTATTTGGCGAGTGGAGGGCAGGACAAACTAGTGCACATATGGGATGCCTGCATGCCTGTCTCACGTGACCATCCACGTCAACGTCAATGGCTTCACAGGATCAGCAGCCACACTTCCATTGTGAAGGCCGTTGACTGGTGCCCAACTCGGAGCAACCtgctggcttctggtggaggttgcaatgatcattgc GCTAATGCGGTGGAGATTGATGATCCTCAGAAAGCTCCAGAGCTTGATCGAGACAAACAAGAAGCTGCAGTGAAGCTCATGGCCAACGGTGCGTGCACCCTTTGCAACATGGGGAAGGTGCATatacaaccttctttttctcttgattaa